From the genome of Suricata suricatta isolate VVHF042 chromosome 3, meerkat_22Aug2017_6uvM2_HiC, whole genome shotgun sequence, one region includes:
- the METTL18 gene encoding histidine protein methyltransferase 1 homolog isoform X2: MAFQFNFPIEDHLENELTPLGDGALGLDSFTESSVSESKKGVYEGGLKIWECTFDLLAYFTKAQVKFAGKKVLDLGCGSGLLGISAFKGGAKEVHFQDYNSMVIDEVTLPNVVANSTLEDEGNDVNEPDVKRCRKSKKAQELCKCRFFSGEWSEFCKLVLSSEEFFEKYDLILTSETIYNPDYYDTLHQTFLQLLDQNGRVLLASKAHYFGVGGGIHLFQKFVEERNVFETKTLEIMEEGLKRYLIEITFK; the protein is encoded by the exons ATGGCTTTTCAATTTAATTTCCCTATAGAAGACCATCTGGAAAATGAATTAACACCCCTTGGAGATGGAGCTTTGGGCCTGGATTCCTTCACAGAGTCTTCGGTCTcagaaagtaaaaaag GTGTTTATGAAGGAGGCTTAAAAATCTGGGAATGTACCTTTGACCTGCTGGCTTATTTCACAAAGGCCCAAGTGAAATTCGCTGGGAAAAAAGTATTGGATCTTGGCTGTGGATCAGGGTTGCTGGGCATAAGTGCATTCAAGGGCGGGGCCAAAGAAGTTCATTTTCAAGATTATAACAGTATGGTGATTGATGAAGTGACTTTACCCAATGTAGTGGCTAACTCTACTTTGGAAGATGAAGGAAATGACGTCAACGAACCAGATGTGAAAAGATGCAGGAAATCAAAAAAAGCACAAGAATTATGTAAATGTCGGTTCTTTTCAGGGGAGTGGTCTGAGTTTTGTAAACTTGTACTAAGCAGTGaagaattctttgaaaaatatgatcTCATTCTCACCTCAGAAACCATTTATAACCCAGATTATTATGATACTTTGCACCAGACATTCCTCCAGTTGTTAGATCAAAATGGACGGGTGCTTTTGGCCAGCAAAGCACATTATTTTGGTGTAGGTGGAGGCATTCATCTCTTTCAGAAATTTGTAGAAGAAAGGAATGTATTTGAGACTAAAACACTTGAAATAATGGAAGAAGGACTAAAAAGATACCTAATTGAAATAACTTTTAAGTAA
- the METTL18 gene encoding histidine protein methyltransferase 1 homolog isoform X1 gives MAFQFNFPIEDHLENELTPLGDGALGLDSFTESSVSESKKGKRRKKIGSTEQLDLPQDHLLENKPVGNAAPSQDTENSLTAANSSSNLEPHEKHPCMRLAKEHAVPEDYKKVLENKVLEMLPGPQHVNVSVVKTVLLKENFPGENIVSQSCSSHSDLITGVYEGGLKIWECTFDLLAYFTKAQVKFAGKKVLDLGCGSGLLGISAFKGGAKEVHFQDYNSMVIDEVTLPNVVANSTLEDEGNDVNEPDVKRCRKSKKAQELCKCRFFSGEWSEFCKLVLSSEEFFEKYDLILTSETIYNPDYYDTLHQTFLQLLDQNGRVLLASKAHYFGVGGGIHLFQKFVEERNVFETKTLEIMEEGLKRYLIEITFK, from the coding sequence ATGGCTTTTCAATTTAATTTCCCTATAGAAGACCATCTGGAAAATGAATTAACACCCCTTGGAGATGGAGCTTTGGGCCTGGATTCCTTCACAGAGTCTTCGGTCTcagaaagtaaaaaaggtaaaCGTAGGAAAAAAATAGGTTCTACAGAACAGCTTGACTTGCCTCAGGATCATTTGTTGGAAAATAAACCAGTGGGAAATGCAGCTCCTTCTCAAGACACAGAGAACTCACTCACTGCAGCTAACAGTTCAAGTAACTTGGAGCCACATGAAAAACATCCCTGCATGAGACTCGCCAAAGAGCATGCTGTGCCTGAAGATTACAAAAAAGTGTTAGAAAATAAAGTCCTAGAAATGTTACCAGGTCCCCAGCATGTTAATGTTTCAGTAGTGAAAACTGTCTTATTGAAAGAGAACTTCCCTGGAGAAAACATAGTTTCACAAAGTTGTTCTTCTCACTCTGATCTGATTACAGGTGTTTATGAAGGAGGCTTAAAAATCTGGGAATGTACCTTTGACCTGCTGGCTTATTTCACAAAGGCCCAAGTGAAATTCGCTGGGAAAAAAGTATTGGATCTTGGCTGTGGATCAGGGTTGCTGGGCATAAGTGCATTCAAGGGCGGGGCCAAAGAAGTTCATTTTCAAGATTATAACAGTATGGTGATTGATGAAGTGACTTTACCCAATGTAGTGGCTAACTCTACTTTGGAAGATGAAGGAAATGACGTCAACGAACCAGATGTGAAAAGATGCAGGAAATCAAAAAAAGCACAAGAATTATGTAAATGTCGGTTCTTTTCAGGGGAGTGGTCTGAGTTTTGTAAACTTGTACTAAGCAGTGaagaattctttgaaaaatatgatcTCATTCTCACCTCAGAAACCATTTATAACCCAGATTATTATGATACTTTGCACCAGACATTCCTCCAGTTGTTAGATCAAAATGGACGGGTGCTTTTGGCCAGCAAAGCACATTATTTTGGTGTAGGTGGAGGCATTCATCTCTTTCAGAAATTTGTAGAAGAAAGGAATGTATTTGAGACTAAAACACTTGAAATAATGGAAGAAGGACTAAAAAGATACCTAATTGAAATAACTTTTAAGTAA